CAGAGCTCCTGCCTATGATACATCTGGCTATCCAGCTTCAATTCCAATAGGAATGATTCCCCAAGTAGCACACACATATGCCTATTTCGACGGCTCATACGGGATAATGAACGAACATCAACTGATGTTTGGTGAATGCACTAACGGAGCAAAGGTTCAGATCGGTCCCGAACCTGGGAGAGGGATTTTCTACTCCTCGGAGCTTTCTCGAGTTGCTCTGGAACGCTGCAAGACTGCTAGAGAAGCCGTTGAAATGATTGGTTTTTTGATTGAAGAATATGGATACTACGGTACAGGTGAAACACTGCCCGTTGCTGATCCAAACGAAGCGTGGATCATTGAGATGGCTCCTTCTCCTGAAGGTACAGGAGGACTTTGGGTTGCAAAGAAGGTTCCCGATGGAGAAGTCTTCGTAGCTGCAAACCAATTCCGAATAAGGGAAATAGATCCCGAAGACCCTGATATCCTATTCGGAAAGACTCTTCACGAAGTTGTAGAGAAATTCGGATGGTGGAATCCCGAAGATGGCCTTCTTGACTGGCTGAAAACTGTGAGTCTTGGAGAATACAATCACCCGTACTACTCCTTGAGGAGGGTATGGCGTCTTTTCTCCTTAATCTCTCCCAGCCTAAACCTTTCTCCCTGGGTAGAAGACGGTTTCACTAGAGAATATCCATTCTCGATAAAACCGGACAGGAGACTCTCAGCGAATGACGTGATGAACTTATATCGAGACCACTATGAAGGAACGGAGTTCGACCTAACAAAAGGGATTGCCGCCGGCCCATTTGGTTATCCAGACAGATTTTACGGCCCCTACGACGGACAGGGTGATGTTGGTGATCCTTCTCGACAACTTGAAGGTGCTTGGGAAAGGCCTGTATCAGTGACATATTGTGGATACACTTTCGTGTGTCAGGGAAGGGAATGGCTTCCAGATCCCATCGGAGGAATAATGTGGTTAGGTTTAGATAAACCTGCCGATACTTGTTTCATTCCCTTCTACGCAGGAGTAAGCAATCTGCCTAATTCTATTCAAGTCTGCGATACTTCAAACTTCAGCAGGGACAGCGCCTGGTGGGCGTTCAACTTCGTGTCCAATTGGGCCGCTCTGAAATACAGTTACATGCACGAAGAAATCAGACTAATGCAACAGAAATATGAAGCACTTTCCCTAAGTCGCCTTCCGGAAATCGAAGCGAGCGCAGCCACGCTTCTTCCGACAAAACCGAGGGAGGCTGCTGACTACCTCGCGAGATTCTGTTCAAGAAACTCTCAAGAGATTGTCCAGGCCTGGTGGGAATTCTCAGAGTATTTGATAGTGAAGTATAACGATGGTTTCATAAGCGACAAAGGCAATATGGCCCAGCCGACAGGCTATCCAAAAGAATGGCTAGACAAAACGGATTGGTCTAAAGGACCGACCTCTTACGAGAAGAAATGAAACATCTCATCCCTCCAAAAGCGGGGCTTATTCCACGCCCTCTCTTGGAGGGGTGTACTTTATACCTATATTCCATGCCTTCCCAAGGTGCATGCCGATAGACCAGTAGGAGTTATCGTAGACAGAGAACGTCACTGGACTGATCTTCCTTATGTCTGGAAGACCGTCGACAAGGCACGACTCTGCACAATATGTTTGAATAACTTCGCCGACGAATGTCACGTGTACTCCACCAAATTCAGAACTCCTGACCAACTTGCATTCCATATTCAAAGGCGCTTCTTCGATCATTGGAACGCTTCCACTTTCTCCAAAGAAGGTGCCGAAAAGCTCCGACTTGTCAGTGGTCTTTCCAGAGTAGATTCCCATATAATCTACACCTCTAAGCATGTCGAGAGAGGGTACATTCACGCTGAAGTAACCAGACTCCTCAATATTCTTGCAGCTAAGCCTAGTCTTTGCCAAAGAAATCTGGAGCATAGGCGGCTGAACTTCTACAACCCCACAAAAGGCAACTGTAGTGTAATTAGGCCTCTCTTCGTTAATCGTACCAACCACTATTAATGGCATAGGGTAAAGATATACTCCCGGTCCAATTCTGTCTTTCAAGCGATTCACCATTCTTTCTTAAAACTAACAAACTATAGGATGATCACAAAGCTCTATGATGTGAATTTTCCGTAAATCCATTGTACTCGATTTTTTCTCATAAAAACAAGCCGTCTCCTGCTGAGAGTTCTGAGATAATCATCTAATCTGCTACGAGGGCAAAGAATCCGAGGACAGATACACCAGACTGAATGGAAGATTACTTGATAAACTGTATATGGTTTATGCTGATTGTATAATTGGCTGTAGAAAGAAAGGAGTGATTTTGTGGAAAACATGTATGACGATGTTGCGTGGGTTGACTTCGATACTTTAGAAGCCTTTATGAAAGATGTTTTTGTTGGTGTCGGCGTTCCTGAAGAGGATGCAAGTCTTTGTGCCAATGTTCTCATAACTTCAGACAAGAGAGGAATCGACTCACATGGCATAGGCAGACTGAAACCAATCTACGTTGATCGCATTAGGTCAGGAATTCAGAATCCTGTCACAGAGTTTGAGATCATTAGGGAAAGCCCCACGACAGCTGTAATTGACGGGCACAACGGCATGGGACATGTTGTCGCTTACAAGTCAATGAAGCTCGCAATCGAGAAGGCGAAGACCTATGGAATGGGGATGGTGGCGGCGCGCAATTCGACACATTACGGAATAGCCGGCTATTATCCAATGATGGCCGTTGAAGAGGGCATGATAGGAGTTACTGGCACGAATGCCCGCCCATCTATTGCACCAACTTTCGGAGTGGAGAATATGCTGGGAACTAATCCACTCACTTTCGGGATTCCCACAGACGAAGACTTCCCCTTTGTTCTCGACTGCGCCACTTCTGTGGCTCAGAGAGGAAAGATTGAAGTCTATGCCAGAGCTGGCAAGGAGCTGCCTGAAGGTTGGGTGATTGGTCTTGATGGTAGACCGAGAACAGATACTCAGCAAATTCTGATTGATCTCACAAAAGGGGAAGCCGCTTTGACTCCACTGGGAGGTATTGGTGAGGAAACTGCCGGATACAAGGGATATGGCTACGCAACAGTAGTTGAGATTCTTTCAGCTGCTTTGCAGGCAGGCAGCTATTTGAAGATGCTGACGGGTGTAGGGTCTAATGGTGAAAAAAGGCCTATTCCAATAGGTCATTTCTTCATTGCAATAGATATCGAGCCGTTCACTCCAGTAGAAGAATTCAGGAAACTTGCAGGTGATATCCTCAGAGAGCTTAGGGCATCGAAAAAGGCCCCCGGACAAGAGCGGATCTTTACCGCTGGAGAGAAGGAACACCTCGCATGGCTGTCAAGAAAGGACAAAGGAGCCCCTTTGAATGAGATCTTGAGGAAACAACTAGTGCAGCTTAGGGATGAGCTGGGGCTTGATAAATACAGATTTAGCTGGGAATAACGATGCACCGGGGGAGGTGAATTGTCCGTTAAGGACTTATCACATGAAAATTGGAGTTATCGGATTTGGAGCAGCATCAATAGGCTTTATGAGTGAGGTGATTGATGAGAATCATGAGATTCACATTCTTGAACGCTCAAAGGATATTTTTAGTTCAAGCATAAGCGGAATAAGGTCGGATGGAAAGATTTTCGTATCAGATACCATGGGCGGTGACATGGAGATTCCACTCTCCATTCAGAAAAGTGTGGTTGATTTCTATCTGGAAAAACTGCATTCCGAAGACAAGCTCAACGTCAAAACTGGTACATCCTTTGACAGAAAATCCTCATTCTTCGACCTTTTCTATGAAAAAGGGTTTGAACCTGTGAACTCGAGGTTTTGGCATATAGGGACCGATAAACTGGGTTCGGTTCTTACAAGGATTTTCGACGAATTCTCAAAGAGAAAGAACGTCCACTTTCACTTTGGCTCGAGGGTCGATGAAATCGACATTGAAAAGGAAAGAATTGTTCTTAGAGGAGAGGGATTCGAAGCAGAGTTTGATTATGTAGTAGTTGCTGTGGGCAGGAGTGGCCACTCACTTATAAAAAAGGTAACAGGTCGATATCCGGAGATCGTCGCATCCAGTAACACGGTAGATATTGGAATCAGATTTGAACTTCCCGACCATGTCGTGGAAGAGATCAATAATGAGATGTACGAATTCAAGGTTAGATTGAAGGCCAAGACAGGATATACAGTGAGAACTTTCTGCAATAACCCATCTGGAAAGGTCGTTCTGGAGAACTACGACGATTTTGTGACCGTGAACGGCCACTCCAACTCTGGAGGGAGTTCAGAGAGCACAAACTTCGCAATACTTTGCACGACGCGTTTCACAGAACCTTTTCGTGATCCAATAGGTTACGGCTCATATATAAGCAGATTAAGCAACATTCTTGCCGGTGGCAGGAAAGTGATTCTTCAGACCTATGAGGACTTCATGCAGACCAAGAGAACAAAGAGGTTGGGAAGGGTTAAACCTACGTTACCTGAAAGTGATTTCATTCTGGGTGACATAAATCTTGTGTTGCCCAGGAGAATATCTGTTTCTATTACCGAGTTTATTGAGAAACTCAGCGAGGTAATTCCTGGAGTAGCTTATCCTGACAATCTTATGTATGCCGTTGAAGTCAAGTTTTACTCGAACAAGATAAACAACGGTCGATATAAAAATCTAAAGTTCATCGGTGATTGCAGTGGTCACACAAGATCCATAACATATGCAACAGGCCACGGAAGGCTTCTGGGCTCTTCTCTCAAATAGGAATAAGCACTGAAACGCTAGTCCGTAAGACAAATGCTTCGCAGAAAGAGCTGTCTCCTTATCGAAAGAAGCCAGTAGCTCCATTATCGTACCATCAATCCTACGTCGGTAAGTGCAGGTTTTGTATTCAAACCGAAAGAGACAATGCGGGAAATCCTGATCAGAGGATTTCAAATCAACTCAGTTAGGATCGCTTGTTGTGATGATGATAGTGCAGATCAAGAACTTATATTTGCCAAGCAGGATGATACTCTTGAAAACAGAAGTGCGGAACACTTAATGTAATATATACGCAAATAAAAATATACACTTGTACTGAACTGTTGGTTCAATATAGGGGTCTCAATTCTTGTAAAACCGAGATGAAAGACAAATCGATACTAGCAAGATAGCAAGGCCAGTGCAAAGCACACCTACACCCTTTTAAGTGCAACCCGTCCTCATAGTACCCGAATTATGTATGGAAGATCAACCGGAAGGGTCCGATCGTAGATCGGACCCTTGCTTTGAAGGGAGGATCGAGTGGTGAAGGTATTATTAAACACTATCGTCTTTTTTGGCACAAGAGACCTGAGTATTACGAGTTCATTCTACAAAGGTTTGATTGGGCTTGAACTGTTCAGAGATCAGGGGACATGCCAGATTTTCTTCACCGCGGGCGGTGGTATGATTGGTTTTTGTCATCATCTTCAAGTTAGTCCTAGAAAAGATAATCCAATAATAACTCTACTCACCGATGAAGTCGGTGAGTTCTACAAAAGATTGATCAAAGCGGGTGTTGAATGCACCGAGCCGACCATAAACGAGAAGTTCAATATCTATCATTTTTTCACAAGGGATCCCGACGGCTATCGATTGGAGATTCAGAGGTTTCTCGACCGATAGGTTGGACTGTTCTTGAAGGGCCATGAATGGTAGAATTGAATGAAAATTCTATTCAGGGTGATAGATTTGAGAAGGATAGCTCTTTTAGCAACTTTGCTTTTCTCTCTTGTTGCATATGGCATAGAGTACTTGCCAGATAGCAAGGCTTTCAGCGCTACTTCGTTGGCAGTCAGTCCAGATGGCGAGAGACTTGTTTCTGGATATATTGATAATACAATCAAAGTCTGGAATCTTTTAGATGGGAGATTATTACACAATCTTTCTTTTAACAGCGCCTGGGTAACTTCTGTTGCTGTTTCTTCCGATGGAAAGATGGGAATAGCGGGCTACGATGATGGAATAATCATCGTCTGGGATCTCCTGACTGGGAAGAAAATAAAGTCCTTGAGTAGTCACACTAGTGCAGTGAATGACTTGATTGTAACTGAAGACGGTAAGACACTTTATTCATGCAGCTCAGATGCAACGGTGAAGATATGGTCACTCTCAAGTCTATCGTTCATAAGAACTCTCAGAGGCCATTCCGGGTCCGTTCACTCCATTGTCGATTGGCCTGAACAAAATCGTCTATATTCAGCTTCGGAAGATGGCACCCTCAGAATCTGGGATACATCAAGTGGACAGCAGGTTAAGGTTATCAGGGCAGAGATCGGGTCACTCACCGCAGTCTCTATGGATAGAGAAAGAACAGTTCTTTTAATTGGATCTGAGGCGGGCCATCTTAAATCCTATGATGTTAAGACCTGGTCCCCTCTGAAGACATCTAGAGTTCACAATGCAGAACTAACAAAGATCCTCATCGATAATGGGGTAATCTACACTGCATCCTCCGACAGAACGATAAAGAGTCTTTCCTTTCCTTCTTTCAATCTTGTGAATATGATAACGGGCCACAACTGGGATGTCAGCGAGATAGTTCTTTCAAATGATGGTTATGTGCTTTACTCATCTTCCACAGATGGAACTTTGAAAATATGGGATATTGAAAAGGCTTCTGCAATAGGAACCTTGATAGGGTTTGGAGACGGAGAGTATTTCTCTTATAATTCCTATGGAAATTGGGTTTCTTCAGCACTGGCACTTGAGAGAGTCACTACTGCTGATGGATCTAGCCCTATGGAAGTCGCAAGAGAGCTTAATTCACTTCTTCTCCAACTAGATAAGTTACCAAGAATCTACACTCCTTCTTCCTTGAGCATAAGCATAGAAAAAAGCACGGTGGATTTTTCGGTTTCCAAGCCTGTCAAAAGAGTGACAGTGAATGGAGAAGAAGTGGATATAGGTGAAGATGGAGAAGTTGTTTTCAACCCCGATGGCGCAGGCGACTACATCATCAGAGCTTATGATGATTCCGGGTCCTACGACGAACAAATTGTAACCGTTCACTTTGAAGAAACCGTGATGTACGTAGTAAAAGAAATCGGTACCTATCAGAGAGGCGACAGAGTAATCATTGGCGACTTTCGTGAACTGACATTCCTTGTGAATGGGGAGTGGATTGACAGAGACTACTTTTCGAGAGTCGCTCCTGATATTGAACCACCTGTTATAACCGGCGATAAAGCCCAGAAGGTTTCTATTGGCGATACCAAGTATCTGGAGTTGTCCGTCTCCGACAACAGTACAGTGACTTTGATTGAAATTGTTTCCCCCGACCTCACCGTAACTCCTCTTGCCGTAAATTCAGTTTCGGTAGAGATTAGAACAGAAGTTCAGGGAACGGGTGACTATACTGTCAATGCATACGATCATGACGGAAACAAAGCAATGTCAACATTCTCACTAGAAGCCGAATCTAGAAGCTTCTGGGTTTGCAGAGATCACGAGAGTCTGGGATTTGGCCAAGAAGTCAAAGTTACCGAGGAAGGCGAAAGCTGCTATTATGTTTCCGATTATGGCTGGCTAGAAAAGGAATATCTATCTGGAAACCCGGTTTCAACTGCAGATCCAGTAATCAGCGGAGAACCAGTTCAGTATGCTGTTTCGGGTGCTGAAAGGATCCTGAGCTTCACAGTAAGCGATGACGTTAACGTAAAAGAAGTCGTTGTTTCCGGAAAGACATATCCAGTAAATGAAAGAGAAAAGGAAATGCACATTATGGTAAGCGAGTATGGGGAGCATCTTGTAATAGCAAATGATGTTGAGGGCAATTCAGCTCGAGCATCGTTCACACTCTCTGCCCCTCCGGAAAATGAAAGGGAAGGCGGCAAGATCTGGTACTGGTTGATTCCGATTGTAATAATCCTTCCTCTGATTTTGTTTCTGGCAGCAAAGTCTTCAAGGAAGAAGACACGGAAGATAAGGCTTTGATTTGACTATGAGGAGAATACTATTTGCTGCAATGGTCTGCTTCGCAGTCCTAGCAGTTGTCTCAGGCTTTGGACTTCTGAAGGGACAAAGCGCAGATTTCGAAGTCTTGGAGTGTGGTAGTGTAACAGTAGAATACGGCGAGCCACTTTCATTACCAATTGCAGACTTCGTAAGAAGCAATGGAACAGCCCTTGCCTTTTCAGTCGTTGGAGAGAAAGGAAGAATAGAGAACGATTTTCTTGTAATAGATACAAAATCCTTAAGCTGCCCCAATGACATAGTGAAGATCGTTGTACAGTCGGAAAGATCAAGAGCTGTTGTTCCCATTGAGATTGAAGTAGAAAATCCACCTCCACCCCCTGCTCTTGCAATCACAAACCAGAAGCTTTTTGAGGGAGAGTTTCTGGAGATTGACTTGAAAGAACTCACCACTTCAGATTCAGAAAGCATTTTTTACGAAATTGTCAGTGGGGTGGGCGAGATTCAGGGTACTGAATATAGATACACCGCAGGGCTGCGCGAAGCTCCTGTCGCGCACAGAGTGACTATTAAAGCAATTGACGAGTTGGGACAGTGGCGCTGCGAAACCTTTAGCATAATCGTAATGGACAAGAACCACTGGCCAGAAGAGCCCCACTCTCCTTATCCAGACGATGGTGTTGAGGATTTCATGAATGACCTGGTTCTCTCATGGAAGTGCCAAGACCCCGATGGAGACAGCCTGTCTTATAGTCTCTACTTTGGAGCTGAAAGACTTGAAGTCTTGGCTAAAGAAATTGCGGAAACCACCTATAGCTTGCCTTCTCTTGAACCTGGCACAGAATACAGCTGGCAGGTTTTGGCTGACGATGAAAAGGGTGGACTAATCAGAAGCCCGATCTGGTCATTCAGAACAAAGAAGATTCCCAAACTGACATGGAAAAGGGTTATTGGTTTTGACGGAAGAGACAGCTTCGCCAAAATAAGGCCTCTTTCAGATGGGGGCTTCATTCTTGCAGGTTCTGTAGATGCTAAACCGGTTCCGAATTCCTCAGCGAAAGATCTTTCGAGAGCAGGATGGGTTGTGAAACTTGACGGTAACGGCTATTTTGCCTGGCAGAAGAAGTTCGATTTTGGCTGGACCGAGTTCATTGACATAATACCGACCTACGATAACGGATTTCTGGTCGCAGGCAAAAACCTCGACTTAACTAGTCCCAAATCTGGGGAAGAATCTTCATTGCTGGCCATCAAACTCAATAGATACGCAAATGAAAGCTGGAGATTCACAGTTGGCGGAAATCAGAATGAAGCTGTCGCAGTCGCTGAGGTCGAGGATGGATACTTGATTCTGGGAACGAAGTCCTCAGACAATAGAGAAGAAAAAAGCGTCGTTCTGATAAAACTGGATAGGTCGGGATCGGAAGTCTGGCAAAAATCATTTGGTGGGAGCTCCTTTGAACGGGCAGTTGCCTTCAATCTTGATCCCAAAGGAGACATAGTGATTGTTGCAGAAACAACTTCAATGGATGGAGAGGCCGAAGGGAATACCGGAAGCAGCTTATCAATTAACGGATTAACTCTACAATTCTCATCAATTCTGGTGATCAAAGTTAGCATCAATGGTGAGGTACTTTGGTCTAAAGTTTTGGGTGGAGAGAGCGAGGATTTCCCATCCTCTGTAAAAGTGGACGCAAACGGAGATATATTTGTTGGGGGTTCAACCAGCTCCACAGGAGGCACCTTCTCTCGGCAAACTTCCGATTACGATGGGTTCATAATAAAACTCTCAGAAGTGGGAGAAATCTTATGGACGAAATGCTTGGGAGGAAAAGGGAACGACTTTGTTGAAGATTTTTTCGTCACCCCTTCTGGTGGTATTCAAGCAATCGGCTTCTCCGAGTCAAATCTGGAAAGGAAAGGTTCGGAAAGCACTTCCTTGAAAAGAGCTGGATTAGCTTATAGTGACATCTGGCTTCTGCAGCTTGATGTCGACGGGAATTTGCTTTGGGAAAACTACCTTGGCGGAGAACTGGAAGATGTGAGCCTCGCAGTCGCAAGATCAGGCAACGGATTTGCTTTAGCAGGTTTCTCCGCATCGAGTGACGGGGATGTGGGCTCTAATAAAGGGGACTACGATGCGTTAGTCTTCTACCTCGAATAATCAGCTGTAGAATCGCCACTTCAAACCTTCTCTTTTTGCTGCAAATACAGATGAAAGGCAGTTACTAAAAAGAGCGTCTGAACTCTCCCCATCCACGGGAAACTGACAGATTCCGATTGCAACGGATGGAGATATTTCAGTATCAGTGACAACGACGGGGCTCTCCAAAGCTGATAATAAGGAAATCACTGTCGAAGAAACTTCCTTCCTATCGCTCAAATCCATTACGATAACAAAGACATCATCCATGACCCTGAAAAACTCTGCTTTTGGTACTGCTTTTGCAAGTCTTCTGCTAATTCTCTGCACCAAAATATCTGCGGTTCTTTTTCCAAACATTGCAACTATCTCCTTAGAATCTGATAATGTGACACATACAATCGAAAAGGAGCTTCCAGTAACTCTTGAAGTATGCATTTTGCTGGCAAGATGAGTGTGCAGAGAGCATTCATTTCCAAATCCAGAGAGAGAGTCAAGGTACACTATATCCCTCAACGCGTTTCGAATACTGGTAGATTCGCTGTTGTCAGTCATGGTCATCAAATATGATAGTTTCTTCGAAATCCCCAGACAAAAAATGTTAAGCGACAAATGTGACCTTCGAGTCTGAACTGAATCGCTTAGGTCGAAAGAGACATTATCTATCTCTCCATTGATGAACGAACTGAGTCTTGCAGAACTGGAGCCGTTCAACAGGTTGAATAAACAGGGGAAATCTACCACATCTTTGTTCAAAAAGCTTAATTCATAACAGTAATCAGAAGTCAACCTTCTCCACTCGCTGTTCTCAACAACTACTCTCCCCTCGGCAGAAAGAATCGCAGAAGCTTCGAGAGTTCCCTCGAGCAAGCGTTCAGCAATCTGCACACTCTCGTTCTTTTCTCTCTCCCTGTTTTCCATAAGCCACCTCACGTTAAGGATCTTGATTGGATAAGCAATTCAATGCAACACCATGCCAAGACAGAGATTGAACGATCATGGTTAAAGGCGCAGAATTTACCTGTGGAGAAGAGAGAGATGTTATTTAGGTCGGCAGAAAGAGAGGATGTGCCCTTCGTTGCCTCGCTGGTTTTCGATACAGATCCTTCGCATTTCAAAAGGGCTTTTGGATGGAAGGCTAATAAGTATGTCTCCGGACTTGTGCTACTGAATAGCCCGCTGAACATAAGGCACATAACCGTCTGTGAAGTTAGCGGGCAACCGGTAGCAATATATGCTCTTTACTCAATGAAAGAGATGAACCAATTAGCTTCTTCAAAGCCTAATCTTAGAGATTTCGTTCCCAGTCTGTCTAAATTCAGGTTGCTACTAGAATTTCGGACTCTTCAGAAAGCAATGAGAATGAGTATTTCATCTAACCAAAGCTATCTAGGTATTATTTCGGTTGAAAGAAACTTCAGGAATATGGGCTTAGCCAGAATGATATTTGATTATCTTTTCGAAACTTGTCAAGAAATTGTGCTCGACGTTTCTAGAAGTAATAGTAGGGCCCTTTCAATATATATTAGATATGGCTTTAGACCCGAAACGAGGCTTCCGCGAGACTACCCATTAAAAGACAGCATACGACTGAAAAGCACCCGGAAAACTACTGGGTGATTATCTTAAAAAGCTCTTCTGAGATTGCCCTAAGACTCTCAAAGCAAGAACAAGAGCTTTCTAAGTACTTCAAAATAGTCTGTTTCTTCGAACATGAGCGTCCTGTCATCCATCTTGCTCACTCCCGGAAAAAAGGAGAGTTTGTGTGCTTGTCTATGATCGACATAAGTAATCTCAACATCAAACCTCTCTGGCAGTTCTAAAGGAAGTGCCTCAAGATTCTTCAAGGCCTTATAGACCCCCTCTTCTATTAGCTTCACCGCTCTCAGAGGATGAATTGAATCAACAGAGGATCCGCTTCCGCGATTTGTTGAGACTGTTACAATACCGGGCACGTCCTGCTCTGCAATCCTCACAATTCCTTCATCACCACTGACAAAAACTATCGGTATACCATAATAGGCTGCTGACATCGCGTTAAGCTTGAATTCACTGACAAGCTCACCATTGATCTTCAAATAGAAGATCTCGCCGGTCATAGTGTGAGAAAGAGGATTCAAAGCCTTTCCTGATGGGGAGTGATAGCCTGTGAATACGACGGCCCCAAAACCGGCATCGACTCCTTGCATCATCATCAGAGGGTCTCTTGCCCATCCTCTCAATATGCGAACTTCTTCAGGAAGAGAAGAGGGATCAATATTCCTTGCACTTCCATGGGCATCTCTCACAACAATTTCCGAGACTCCTGCTTTTAGAGCACCCTGGACAGCGGCCCTCACTTCGGCAGTCATCTGCTTCTTGAAATATTCGTAGTCTTCATGTCCCTTCCTAGCTTCGTCCCAATCGGCAATGCCTGCGGTACCTTCAATGTCAGCACTGATATATACTCTCACAGTCAACCCTCCCCATTATTTTTTCCATTCTATTTCCCGTTTTCTAGCCAGTGGCATCACACAGAATACCAACTTCTCGTCAGGATTCGTTCTTCATGTAACGGCTATTACACCTTAAACAGACTCAAAAAGGCAAACAAACTCCAGTTACATTTCCTCTGAACTCCAAAAGAAGGGAGGCTCTTCAAAGATCTCCGATTGCCCTCGACCGAAGAAACACTGATGCACTTGCCGTATTTCGTATGTAACATAACCGGCAGAGACCACTCAATTTCCAGAAAATTCAGACTGACTGTCAAGAATCATCCAGATTTTACTTCTGGTAGTCGGAATCCTAAAAGTGACTCCGGAAGCATTCAACACT
This DNA window, taken from Mesotoga sp. UBA6090, encodes the following:
- a CDS encoding GNAT family N-acetyltransferase, with the protein product MLFRSAEREDVPFVASLVFDTDPSHFKRAFGWKANKYVSGLVLLNSPLNIRHITVCEVSGQPVAIYALYSMKEMNQLASSKPNLRDFVPSLSKFRLLLEFRTLQKAMRMSISSNQSYLGIISVERNFRNMGLARMIFDYLFETCQEIVLDVSRSNSRALSIYIRYGFRPETRLPRDYPLKDSIRLKSTRKTTG
- a CDS encoding GGDEF domain-containing protein, giving the protein MENREREKNESVQIAERLLEGTLEASAILSAEGRVVVENSEWRRLTSDYCYELSFLNKDVVDFPCLFNLLNGSSSARLSSFINGEIDNVSFDLSDSVQTRRSHLSLNIFCLGISKKLSYLMTMTDNSESTSIRNALRDIVYLDSLSGFGNECSLHTHLASKMHTSRVTGSSFSIVCVTLSDSKEIVAMFGKRTADILVQRISRRLAKAVPKAEFFRVMDDVFVIVMDLSDRKEVSSTVISLLSALESPVVVTDTEISPSVAIGICQFPVDGESSDALFSNCLSSVFAAKREGLKWRFYS
- a CDS encoding fibronectin type III domain-containing protein, translating into MRRILFAAMVCFAVLAVVSGFGLLKGQSADFEVLECGSVTVEYGEPLSLPIADFVRSNGTALAFSVVGEKGRIENDFLVIDTKSLSCPNDIVKIVVQSERSRAVVPIEIEVENPPPPPALAITNQKLFEGEFLEIDLKELTTSDSESIFYEIVSGVGEIQGTEYRYTAGLREAPVAHRVTIKAIDELGQWRCETFSIIVMDKNHWPEEPHSPYPDDGVEDFMNDLVLSWKCQDPDGDSLSYSLYFGAERLEVLAKEIAETTYSLPSLEPGTEYSWQVLADDEKGGLIRSPIWSFRTKKIPKLTWKRVIGFDGRDSFAKIRPLSDGGFILAGSVDAKPVPNSSAKDLSRAGWVVKLDGNGYFAWQKKFDFGWTEFIDIIPTYDNGFLVAGKNLDLTSPKSGEESSLLAIKLNRYANESWRFTVGGNQNEAVAVAEVEDGYLILGTKSSDNREEKSVVLIKLDRSGSEVWQKSFGGSSFERAVAFNLDPKGDIVIVAETTSMDGEAEGNTGSSLSINGLTLQFSSILVIKVSINGEVLWSKVLGGESEDFPSSVKVDANGDIFVGGSTSSTGGTFSRQTSDYDGFIIKLSEVGEILWTKCLGGKGNDFVEDFFVTPSGGIQAIGFSESNLERKGSESTSLKRAGLAYSDIWLLQLDVDGNLLWENYLGGELEDVSLAVARSGNGFALAGFSASSDGDVGSNKGDYDALVFYLE
- a CDS encoding M55 family metallopeptidase, whose amino-acid sequence is MRVYISADIEGTAGIADWDEARKGHEDYEYFKKQMTAEVRAAVQGALKAGVSEIVVRDAHGSARNIDPSSLPEEVRILRGWARDPLMMMQGVDAGFGAVVFTGYHSPSGKALNPLSHTMTGEIFYLKINGELVSEFKLNAMSAAYYGIPIVFVSGDEGIVRIAEQDVPGIVTVSTNRGSGSSVDSIHPLRAVKLIEEGVYKALKNLEALPLELPERFDVEITYVDHRQAHKLSFFPGVSKMDDRTLMFEETDYFEVLRKLLFLL